From Brevibacillus marinus, a single genomic window includes:
- the murG gene encoding undecaprenyldiphospho-muramoylpentapeptide beta-N-acetylglucosaminyltransferase codes for MRVVLTGGGTGGHIYPALAIASELQRLDPKTSFLYVGTEKGLEASLVPREGIPFEAIDISGFKRKLTWENARTVWRFIRAVSRSKQILREWRPDIVVGTGGYVCGPVVYAASRLGIPTLIHEQNVVPGLTNRFLARFATRIAVSFAESLAYFPAKKTVYTGNPRATAVLHGNAEAARRSLSLPADKKIVLVVGGSRGARAINEATLALAESMADFPDCHFVYITGEVHYESIQAALRQRAGGPDNLTLLPYVHNMPDLLAATHVSVNRAGASTLAELTALGIPAILVPSPYVTNNHQEKNARGLERAGAAIVLLEKELNGTTLKQALASIVGDSEKWSHMHRQSRIMGKPDAAQQIVQLIRGTS; via the coding sequence ATGCGCGTGGTTTTGACTGGAGGCGGAACAGGCGGGCACATCTATCCGGCACTGGCGATTGCCAGTGAGCTGCAGCGGCTTGACCCGAAAACCTCCTTTTTGTACGTGGGAACAGAGAAAGGACTGGAAGCATCGCTGGTGCCTCGAGAGGGAATTCCCTTCGAGGCCATTGACATTTCCGGATTCAAACGCAAGCTGACGTGGGAAAACGCGCGCACGGTCTGGCGCTTTATCCGGGCTGTGTCGCGCTCCAAACAGATTTTGCGCGAGTGGCGGCCGGATATCGTGGTCGGCACGGGCGGCTACGTGTGCGGGCCGGTTGTCTACGCAGCCAGCCGCCTCGGCATTCCTACCCTGATTCACGAGCAAAACGTGGTGCCAGGGCTGACGAACCGCTTTCTCGCTCGCTTTGCCACGCGGATCGCGGTTTCTTTTGCGGAGTCGCTCGCGTATTTTCCCGCCAAAAAAACCGTCTACACCGGCAACCCGCGGGCGACGGCGGTGCTGCACGGCAATGCCGAAGCGGCGCGCCGCTCGCTCTCTCTGCCGGCTGACAAGAAGATCGTGCTGGTGGTGGGGGGCAGCCGCGGTGCGCGGGCGATCAACGAAGCGACACTGGCCCTGGCGGAGTCCATGGCTGATTTCCCCGACTGCCACTTTGTCTACATAACGGGCGAGGTGCATTACGAATCGATTCAAGCCGCGCTGCGTCAGCGTGCGGGCGGCCCGGACAACCTGACCCTGCTGCCTTACGTCCACAATATGCCCGATCTGCTGGCTGCCACCCACGTCAGCGTCAATCGGGCGGGCGCGTCCACCCTGGCTGAACTGACGGCCCTCGGCATCCCGGCGATTCTCGTCCCCTCTCCCTATGTAACCAACAACCACCAGGAGAAAAATGCGCGTGGGCTGGAACGGGCAGGAGCCGCGATCGTGCTGCTCGAAAAAGAACTAAACGGAACAACGCTAAAGCAGGCACTGGCCTCTATTGTGGGGGACAGCGAGAAATGGTCACACATGCATCGTCAATCGCGTATTATGGGGAAGCCAGACGCAGCCCAACAGATTGTCCAGCTGATCAGGGGAACAAGCTGA
- a CDS encoding DUF881 domain-containing protein: protein MMGNDRKIMFILAAISAIIGVMLATQLRSNLSPQHTESRNITELRSTLQKELEKHKNLLADISKYELLYYQYETALDDGESVEVMKEELARARKLAGMVSLQGPGITVEIVDAVFPANRLPTDHLRESAEGNTSGQPEQDITQDALFADPERQPSAGLEHGSDFTENEGAGEPVSGGNLGVSAGMADGEAAPPLLIDEDLHWLVNELLVNGAKAVAINGHRLTATSAIRNVGPNIQVNTKVIRPPYVIKALGDPDTLISGLKLANIEGYFQLVNKTVRLEKHEQLYIPAYQEEPTVRYMRPVKAKGDS, encoded by the coding sequence ATGATGGGAAACGACCGTAAAATTATGTTTATTCTGGCTGCTATTAGTGCTATCATTGGTGTTATGCTGGCTACCCAACTGCGCAGCAACCTCAGCCCGCAGCATACGGAATCGCGGAATATCACGGAACTGCGCAGCACGCTGCAGAAGGAGCTGGAGAAGCACAAAAACTTATTAGCAGATATTTCCAAGTACGAACTGCTGTATTACCAATACGAGACGGCTCTGGATGACGGGGAAAGCGTTGAGGTGATGAAGGAGGAACTGGCGAGAGCGCGCAAGCTGGCCGGGATGGTCAGCCTGCAAGGTCCGGGGATCACGGTTGAGATCGTGGATGCGGTTTTTCCCGCGAATCGGCTTCCTACAGACCATCTCCGGGAATCAGCAGAGGGGAACACATCGGGGCAGCCGGAACAGGACATCACACAGGATGCGCTGTTTGCCGATCCCGAGCGTCAGCCGTCTGCGGGCCTCGAGCATGGTTCCGACTTTACAGAAAATGAAGGGGCCGGGGAGCCAGTGAGCGGCGGCAATCTGGGCGTGTCCGCCGGTATGGCGGACGGCGAAGCGGCTCCGCCATTGCTCATCGACGAAGATTTGCACTGGTTGGTGAACGAATTGCTGGTGAACGGGGCGAAAGCAGTCGCGATCAACGGACATCGCCTCACCGCGACGAGCGCGATTCGCAATGTCGGGCCCAACATCCAGGTGAATACCAAAGTGATCAGACCTCCCTATGTGATCAAGGCATTGGGCGACCCGGACACGCTGATTTCCGGTTTGAAACTGGCCAATATAGAGGGGTATTTCCAATTGGTCAACAAGACCGTGCGGCTGGAAAAACACGAACAACTGTATATCCCTGCCTATCAGGAAGAGCCAACGGTTCGCTATATGAGACCTGTCAAAGCAAAAGGAGATTCGTAG
- a CDS encoding cell division protein FtsQ/DivIB produces MEAYDQRIPQLKQLKPKGKGNRKLIALLLLFFLVLLAVLFFRSPYSKVSEIAVSGNALYSEEQIVAASGLKVGMQFLNVWESRVRENLRQLKGVQDVALVRSFPGLIKLEVKEYKRVAYILSEEDGRKVFPLLENGYVLNDGDVKQLIVDKPLIRSWQDPALLGPLANALAQLSPAVLAQISDISLTPTPYDPQRITLYMRDGNEVRSVIHQLAKKMAWYPSIVSELPEGEKGIIYLLESAWFSRYSSSDKQELVPPEAEKESTEG; encoded by the coding sequence ATGGAAGCGTACGATCAGCGCATACCGCAGTTGAAACAGCTAAAACCAAAGGGGAAAGGAAACCGCAAGCTGATTGCGCTGCTGTTGCTGTTTTTTCTTGTCCTGCTGGCTGTTCTGTTTTTCCGCTCCCCCTACAGCAAGGTGAGTGAGATTGCCGTAAGCGGCAATGCCTTGTACAGCGAGGAACAAATCGTGGCCGCATCCGGGCTGAAAGTCGGGATGCAGTTTTTAAACGTGTGGGAAAGCCGCGTGCGGGAGAACCTCCGCCAGCTGAAAGGAGTGCAAGACGTAGCGTTAGTGCGGAGCTTCCCCGGTCTGATCAAGCTGGAGGTCAAGGAGTACAAACGGGTCGCCTACATTTTGTCAGAAGAGGACGGCAGAAAGGTTTTTCCATTGCTGGAAAACGGGTATGTGTTGAATGACGGCGACGTGAAGCAGCTCATTGTGGACAAGCCTTTGATTCGCTCGTGGCAAGATCCTGCCCTGCTTGGGCCGCTGGCGAACGCGCTGGCCCAACTGTCACCGGCCGTGCTCGCGCAAATCTCCGACATCTCCCTTACACCGACGCCCTATGATCCCCAACGCATCACCTTGTACATGAGAGACGGCAATGAAGTGCGCAGTGTGATCCACCAGCTGGCCAAAAAAATGGCTTGGTATCCGTCGATTGTCAGCGAGCTTCCGGAAGGAGAAAAAGGTATCATTTACCTCTTGGAAAGTGCATGGTTTAGCAGGTACAGTAGTTCTGACAAGCAGGAACTGGTACCACCTGAAGCGGAGAAGGAGTCGACAGAAGGATGA
- the spoIIGA gene encoding sigma-E processing peptidase SpoIIGA, with translation MAVYLDIIILLNFAIDTLLLWFTAYFRKLKIVWWRLLAAAAFGTTYIAFFFLPSFAAMYQWMSKLLFSILMLLIAFGFPRLLLFAQNVCVFYFVAFVFGGGVFGLNYLFASHHEVVNGILVADHEGLAVGFKPTLLAVAIGFLLVYLLSRGSYLAIQGPRRIESFLVEVAVELNGERLSCRGLVDTGNQLREPLTRTPVMILESTLLEHLLPGELVGRLAAANEWLAELDQLFSTLPSEWQARLRVIPYRSVSRRMDFLVAVKPDQVVIVSQGERFCCQRVLIGLNPQPLSADRAYQAIIHPALVQRDPEGMLKTIEQEG, from the coding sequence ATGGCGGTGTACCTTGATATCATCATACTCCTCAACTTTGCAATTGATACCTTGTTGCTCTGGTTTACGGCTTACTTTCGCAAGCTGAAAATCGTCTGGTGGAGGCTGCTGGCTGCAGCTGCGTTTGGAACCACGTATATCGCGTTCTTTTTTCTGCCGTCGTTTGCCGCCATGTATCAGTGGATGAGCAAGCTGCTCTTTTCCATCCTCATGCTGTTGATCGCCTTCGGGTTTCCTCGGCTGCTGCTGTTTGCCCAGAACGTGTGTGTGTTTTACTTTGTGGCGTTTGTCTTTGGCGGTGGTGTTTTCGGCCTGAACTACCTGTTTGCCTCCCATCACGAAGTGGTGAATGGGATTCTGGTGGCGGATCATGAAGGCTTGGCGGTTGGCTTCAAGCCGACGCTGCTGGCGGTGGCCATCGGCTTCCTCCTGGTTTACCTGCTCAGCCGCGGCAGCTATCTGGCGATTCAGGGACCACGGCGGATTGAATCGTTTTTGGTGGAAGTGGCGGTGGAGCTAAACGGCGAGCGTCTGTCCTGCCGCGGTTTGGTCGATACGGGCAACCAATTGCGGGAGCCGCTCACCCGCACCCCGGTGATGATCCTGGAGAGCACATTGTTGGAACATCTGCTGCCTGGCGAGCTGGTTGGCCGTTTGGCCGCGGCGAACGAATGGCTCGCCGAGCTGGACCAGCTGTTTTCTACGCTGCCAAGCGAGTGGCAAGCCCGCCTGCGCGTGATTCCCTATCGCAGCGTCTCCCGGCGGATGGATTTTCTCGTCGCGGTAAAACCGGATCAGGTGGTCATCGTCTCGCAGGGAGAGCGGTTTTGCTGCCAGCGCGTGTTGATCGGGCTCAATCCGCAGCCGCTCTCAGCCGACCGGGCTTATCAGGCGATCATTCATCCCGCCTTGGTGCAGCGAGATCCGGAGGGGATGTTGAAAACCATCGAACAGGAGGGTTAG
- a CDS encoding small basic family protein, with amino-acid sequence MWLPLIGLIVGIVLGFALDLRVPQEYSSYVSIALLAGLDTIFGGIRAYLEKVFNVRVFMSGFFFNTLFAAGLAFLGAFLGIDLYMAAIVAFGVRLFNNLAVIRRIILAKWHNQQ; translated from the coding sequence ATGTGGCTTCCGCTCATTGGACTGATTGTCGGCATTGTGCTCGGGTTTGCGCTGGACCTGCGTGTTCCCCAGGAGTACAGCAGTTACGTTTCCATCGCGCTGCTTGCCGGCCTGGACACGATATTTGGCGGCATTCGCGCCTATTTGGAAAAAGTGTTTAACGTCCGCGTCTTCATGTCCGGGTTCTTCTTCAACACGCTGTTCGCGGCGGGGTTGGCCTTTTTGGGAGCCTTCCTCGGCATCGACCTGTACATGGCCGCCATTGTCGCTTTCGGCGTAAGGCTGTTTAACAACCTGGCGGTGATCCGGCGGATTATCCTGGCCAAATGGCACAATCAGCAGTAA
- the spoVE gene encoding stage V sporulation protein E: MSKVRSAPDFVIMFATLFLLGIGIVMVYSASAVVALKYGDPYFFTKRQLIFAILGIAAMYTLMNIDYWVWKQWAKTAFVLSIALLLLVLVIGVEVNGSKSWLGLGAFGIQPGEFAKIGVAIFLAKWLAEHQKQIVLLKQGLLPALAIPAVCFALIMLQPDLGTGTVLMGTAILMIFVAGARLRHYIGFGLLAIAGFAALVLSAPYRIKRITAFIDPWQDPLNSGYQIIQSLYAIGPGGLLGLGLGQSRQKHLYLPEPYNDFIFSIIAEELGFIGGTLVLLLFLLLLWRGMRVAITAPDLFGSLLAVGIIGMIAIQVVINVGVVTGMFPVTGITLPFLSYGGSSLTLMLTAVGILLNISRYAR; encoded by the coding sequence ATGAGTAAGGTTCGTTCCGCTCCTGACTTCGTGATCATGTTCGCCACCCTCTTTCTGTTGGGCATCGGGATTGTCATGGTCTACAGCGCCAGCGCAGTGGTTGCGCTCAAGTACGGTGACCCCTATTTCTTCACCAAGCGGCAGTTGATATTTGCCATCCTGGGCATCGCAGCGATGTACACACTGATGAACATTGACTATTGGGTCTGGAAGCAGTGGGCCAAGACCGCTTTCGTCCTCAGTATCGCGCTGCTCCTCTTGGTCCTCGTGATCGGCGTGGAGGTAAACGGGTCGAAAAGCTGGCTCGGCCTGGGCGCGTTCGGCATCCAACCCGGCGAGTTCGCGAAAATCGGCGTGGCGATTTTTCTCGCCAAATGGCTGGCGGAACATCAAAAACAAATCGTCCTGCTCAAACAAGGACTGCTCCCGGCACTGGCGATCCCCGCCGTTTGTTTCGCGCTGATCATGCTGCAGCCCGATTTGGGGACGGGAACGGTGTTGATGGGGACGGCGATTCTGATGATTTTTGTGGCCGGGGCGCGGCTCCGTCATTACATCGGTTTCGGGCTTCTCGCGATCGCCGGTTTTGCCGCGCTGGTCCTCTCGGCGCCATACCGGATCAAACGGATTACGGCGTTTATCGACCCCTGGCAGGACCCGTTGAACTCCGGCTACCAGATTATCCAGTCCCTTTACGCGATCGGGCCGGGCGGCTTGCTCGGGCTGGGGTTGGGCCAGAGCAGGCAGAAGCATCTGTACTTACCGGAACCGTACAACGACTTCATCTTTTCGATTATTGCCGAGGAGTTGGGCTTTATCGGCGGGACGCTGGTTTTGCTGTTGTTTTTGCTCCTGCTGTGGCGCGGCATGCGGGTGGCGATCACCGCCCCCGATCTGTTCGGCAGTTTGCTGGCGGTCGGGATCATCGGGATGATCGCGATCCAAGTGGTGATCAATGTCGGCGTGGTCACCGGGATGTTTCCCGTCACCGGCATTACGCTGCCGTTTCTCAGCTACGGGGGGTCCTCCCTGACGCTGATGCTGACCGCCGTGGGAATCCTCCTGAACATCTCCCGCTACGCACGCTGA
- the murB gene encoding UDP-N-acetylmuramate dehydrogenase — translation MKEIAEKLTAAGIGKVLLNEPLANHTTWRIGGPADLFIIPKDKASLLYAVQLIHRHNIPWSVIGRGSNLLVRDGGIRGAVFKVAEGLSHCEFRGEEVRVGAGYSMIRLTVEAGKHGLTGLEFAGGIPGSVGGAVYMNAGAHGSDLSRILKEAEVLFEDGETKVLTNEELKFRYRTSLLQEKKGIVLEAVLQLRKGDRKAISAALASYKDRRRKTQPLQLPCAGSVFRNPPGDHAGRLIEAAGLKGYTCGGAQISEIHANFIVNRGGALATDVLTLMEHVRTVVKEKFGVDLHPEVLVVGEG, via the coding sequence ATGAAAGAGATTGCCGAGAAACTTACAGCAGCAGGTATTGGAAAAGTGTTGTTGAATGAACCTCTCGCCAATCATACAACATGGCGAATCGGGGGACCTGCCGACCTGTTTATCATCCCAAAAGACAAAGCATCGCTGCTGTATGCTGTCCAGCTGATCCATCGTCACAATATTCCTTGGAGTGTAATTGGGCGCGGTTCTAACCTTCTAGTGAGGGATGGAGGGATTCGCGGAGCTGTGTTCAAGGTGGCTGAGGGCTTAAGTCACTGTGAGTTCAGGGGCGAAGAGGTGCGTGTTGGTGCCGGGTACTCGATGATCCGACTGACGGTGGAAGCAGGCAAGCACGGCTTGACAGGTTTGGAGTTCGCAGGGGGCATACCCGGCTCGGTAGGCGGTGCCGTGTACATGAATGCGGGGGCGCACGGATCGGATCTGTCACGTATCCTTAAAGAAGCTGAAGTCCTCTTCGAAGATGGTGAGACGAAGGTGTTGACTAACGAGGAGTTGAAGTTCCGTTACCGCACGTCGCTGTTGCAGGAAAAAAAGGGGATTGTGTTGGAGGCGGTGCTTCAATTGCGCAAGGGTGACCGGAAAGCGATCTCGGCAGCTCTGGCATCCTACAAAGATCGACGCCGCAAGACGCAACCTCTGCAGCTTCCCTGCGCTGGCAGTGTGTTCCGCAATCCGCCGGGCGACCATGCCGGGAGACTGATCGAGGCAGCTGGGTTAAAAGGTTATACCTGTGGGGGCGCGCAAATCTCGGAAATACACGCCAACTTCATCGTCAATCGCGGAGGTGCCTTGGCTACCGACGTCCTCACCTTGATGGAGCATGTACGGACCGTAGTCAAAGAAAAATTTGGCGTCGACTTGCATCCAGAAGTATTGGTGGTGGGCGAGGGGTAA
- the murA gene encoding UDP-N-acetylglucosamine 1-carboxyvinyltransferase: METFTIEGGRPLSGTLRIQGAKNAALPILAASVLAEGQFHIYDAPHLKDIDVMLDILRALGAKAVHVDGCVSLDTTSISVTHVPDNLMGQMRSSIFLMGPLLARFGEVTISRPGGCDIGERRIDLHLSGLCALGAKMEEMDGYITFRANKLQGANIFLSFPSVGATENIMMAAVYAKGTTRICNAAREPEIVDLQNFLNTMGARIRGAGTDTIEIDGVSSLRAVSYRVIPDRIVAGTLMLAAGIAQGHIELTNTIPEHLTALIEVARSCGVEIKTHHDIMEVKSTTRPKAIDRIITSPFPGFPTDLQAQMMVFLAQARGTSVIKETIFEGRFKHVNELARMGASIYVDLGTAFIRGVNKLYGATVEATDLRAGAALVLAGLGAEGTTVVEEVCHIDRGYERLDWQLQQLGAQIVRKTG, translated from the coding sequence TTGGAGACTTTTACTATCGAAGGTGGAAGACCTTTGTCCGGAACTCTTCGAATACAAGGAGCTAAGAACGCTGCCCTCCCCATATTGGCTGCCAGCGTGCTGGCGGAAGGGCAATTCCATATCTACGATGCGCCGCACCTGAAGGACATTGATGTCATGCTGGACATCTTGCGGGCGTTAGGTGCAAAGGCGGTTCATGTAGATGGGTGTGTAAGCCTGGATACCACCTCCATTTCCGTAACGCACGTACCAGACAACCTGATGGGCCAAATGCGATCTTCCATTTTTTTGATGGGCCCCTTACTCGCACGATTCGGGGAAGTGACCATTTCCCGTCCCGGTGGCTGTGACATTGGAGAGCGGCGAATCGATCTGCACCTCAGCGGGCTCTGCGCGCTGGGGGCCAAGATGGAAGAGATGGATGGATACATTACGTTTCGTGCCAACAAACTGCAAGGTGCCAACATCTTTCTCTCCTTTCCCAGTGTGGGCGCTACAGAAAACATCATGATGGCGGCCGTATATGCCAAAGGAACGACGCGGATATGCAACGCAGCAAGGGAACCGGAAATCGTCGATCTGCAGAACTTTCTCAACACGATGGGAGCGCGCATCCGTGGAGCCGGTACCGATACGATCGAGATTGACGGTGTCTCATCCTTGCGTGCCGTCAGCTATCGGGTCATCCCCGACCGGATCGTTGCCGGTACGCTGATGCTGGCTGCGGGGATCGCACAGGGTCATATCGAACTGACCAACACCATTCCGGAACATCTGACGGCTTTGATCGAAGTTGCGCGCAGCTGTGGTGTTGAAATCAAGACCCACCATGATATAATGGAAGTTAAAAGTACCACGCGCCCCAAGGCGATTGACAGGATTATCACGTCGCCCTTCCCTGGGTTTCCGACCGATCTGCAGGCGCAGATGATGGTGTTCTTGGCCCAGGCCAGGGGAACCAGCGTGATCAAGGAAACCATTTTTGAAGGAAGATTCAAACACGTCAATGAATTGGCTCGCATGGGCGCGTCCATTTACGTAGATTTGGGAACAGCCTTTATCCGAGGAGTAAACAAACTGTACGGCGCCACCGTGGAGGCGACAGATCTGCGGGCCGGGGCAGCGCTTGTGCTGGCCGGATTGGGCGCGGAAGGCACAACTGTTGTGGAAGAGGTATGCCACATCGATCGAGGGTACGAACGGCTGGACTGGCAGCTGCAGCAGTTGGGAGCCCAAATCGTTCGCAAAACCGGATAA
- the ftsZ gene encoding cell division protein FtsZ → MLEFDLDLGQFAQIKVIGCGGGGSNAVNRMIAGGVQGVEFIVVNTDAQALQLSSADIKLQIGEKLTRGLGAGANPEVGKKAAEESREMIENALRGADMVFVTAGMGGGTGTGAAPVIAEIAKELGALTVGVVTRPFSFEGRKRSLQAEAGIANLKDKVDTLIVIPNDRLLEIVEKNTPMLEAFRQADNVLRQGVQGISDLIAVPGLINLDFADVKTIMTERGSALMGIGVASGENRAAEAARKAISSPLLETSIDGARGVLMNITGGTNLSLYEVNEAADIVASAADIDVNMIFGAVINENLKDEIVVTVIATGFEDNQKKKTETVRMAPSVNHSRQPAAASQIPRTREEEDVKTMLSMSNLDNLDIPAFLRNRRRKK, encoded by the coding sequence ATGTTGGAGTTTGACTTGGATCTGGGACAATTTGCGCAGATTAAAGTAATCGGCTGCGGCGGCGGCGGCAGCAATGCGGTAAACCGGATGATTGCCGGCGGTGTGCAAGGCGTGGAATTCATTGTCGTGAACACGGACGCCCAGGCTTTGCAGCTGTCCAGCGCCGATATCAAACTGCAGATTGGCGAGAAGCTGACCCGTGGACTGGGCGCCGGAGCCAATCCGGAAGTTGGCAAAAAGGCAGCGGAAGAGAGTCGGGAAATGATCGAAAACGCCCTGCGCGGCGCCGATATGGTGTTTGTGACGGCGGGCATGGGCGGCGGAACCGGCACGGGTGCCGCTCCGGTGATTGCGGAGATCGCCAAGGAACTAGGAGCCTTGACTGTCGGTGTGGTGACGCGACCGTTTTCCTTCGAAGGGCGCAAGCGCTCGCTGCAGGCGGAAGCAGGCATCGCCAATCTGAAGGATAAAGTGGATACCTTGATCGTCATTCCCAACGACAGGCTGCTGGAGATCGTCGAGAAGAACACGCCGATGCTGGAGGCGTTTCGCCAGGCGGACAATGTGCTCCGCCAAGGGGTGCAGGGAATTTCCGACCTGATCGCCGTGCCGGGGCTGATTAACCTTGATTTTGCCGATGTGAAGACGATCATGACTGAACGCGGATCGGCGTTGATGGGGATCGGCGTCGCCAGCGGTGAGAATCGGGCGGCGGAGGCGGCGCGCAAGGCGATTTCCAGCCCGCTATTGGAGACGTCGATTGACGGCGCTCGCGGTGTCCTGATGAACATCACGGGCGGCACCAACCTCAGCTTGTACGAAGTAAATGAAGCAGCCGACATCGTCGCGTCGGCCGCAGATATCGACGTCAACATGATCTTTGGCGCCGTGATTAACGAGAATCTGAAGGATGAAATCGTGGTAACGGTGATCGCCACCGGATTTGAGGATAACCAGAAGAAAAAAACGGAAACGGTCCGAATGGCGCCGTCCGTCAACCATTCGCGACAGCCGGCAGCAGCATCGCAAATTCCCCGTACCCGCGAGGAAGAAGATGTGAAAACGATGCTCTCGATGAGCAATCTGGACAATCTGGACATACCGGCATTCTTGCGCAACCGGCGCCGCAAAAAATAG
- the ftsA gene encoding cell division protein FtsA — protein sequence MVNNHNELIVSLDIGTSKVRIMIGEIDGGTMNIIGVGQARSEGIKRGAIVDIDQTVHAIREAVDHAERMVDVSVDEVFVGVSGNHIELVDTQGVVAVSSDDREIKDEDIERVIQAAKVVAIPPDREIIEVVPKEFIVDGLGGIKDPRGMIGVRLEMEGMIVTGSKTVLHNIVRCVERANLRIGGIFLQPLAASEVALSKDDKNMGVALVDIGAGSTTVAVFEHGHMVAISVIGIGGDHITNDIALGLRTHTDVAEKVKVKHGCALIDEASEEETFKVSRIGSQVEKQFTQVDLANIIEPRAAEIFQLIDEEIHRLGFAEIAGGYVLTGGTVSMPGMVELAKEELNAPVRVAIPDYIGVRDPAYMTGVGLIQYAAARAGKRREVAVQGAKSGFKPAASNRQKESGTLLERVKNWFSEFI from the coding sequence TTGGTAAACAACCACAATGAGCTGATTGTCAGCTTGGATATCGGGACGTCCAAGGTACGCATCATGATTGGCGAGATAGACGGCGGGACGATGAACATCATTGGCGTGGGACAAGCCCGTTCCGAAGGGATCAAGAGAGGGGCCATCGTCGATATCGACCAAACCGTGCATGCCATCCGTGAAGCTGTAGACCATGCCGAACGCATGGTGGATGTGTCAGTAGATGAAGTGTTTGTCGGCGTTTCCGGCAATCACATAGAATTAGTTGATACACAGGGCGTTGTCGCTGTTTCCAGCGACGACCGGGAAATTAAAGACGAGGACATTGAACGGGTCATCCAGGCGGCCAAAGTGGTAGCCATTCCGCCTGACCGGGAAATCATCGAGGTCGTGCCCAAGGAGTTTATCGTCGACGGCCTGGGCGGGATCAAGGACCCGCGCGGCATGATCGGGGTCCGGTTGGAAATGGAAGGGATGATCGTTACCGGTTCGAAAACCGTGCTGCACAACATCGTGCGCTGCGTGGAGCGGGCCAATCTGCGCATCGGCGGGATCTTCCTGCAACCGCTTGCCGCCAGTGAGGTCGCGCTCAGCAAGGACGACAAGAACATGGGGGTGGCCCTCGTCGACATCGGGGCTGGCTCCACGACGGTCGCGGTCTTCGAGCACGGCCACATGGTCGCGATCTCCGTGATCGGGATCGGTGGAGATCATATTACGAACGACATTGCCCTGGGACTTCGGACGCATACAGATGTCGCGGAAAAGGTGAAAGTCAAGCATGGCTGCGCACTGATTGACGAGGCTTCGGAAGAAGAGACGTTTAAGGTGAGCCGGATTGGCAGCCAAGTCGAAAAACAGTTCACCCAGGTTGATTTGGCGAACATTATCGAACCGAGAGCTGCCGAAATTTTCCAACTGATCGACGAAGAAATACATAGGCTCGGTTTTGCGGAAATAGCTGGCGGATATGTCCTCACTGGTGGTACGGTTTCGATGCCGGGTATGGTGGAGTTGGCCAAAGAAGAGTTGAACGCCCCGGTGCGGGTCGCCATACCGGATTACATAGGCGTACGCGACCCAGCCTACATGACCGGAGTCGGATTGATCCAGTACGCTGCGGCACGTGCAGGAAAGCGACGGGAAGTCGCCGTGCAGGGGGCCAAAAGCGGCTTCAAACCAGCTGCCTCCAACCGGCAAAAAGAGTCCGGTACACTGCTGGAACGAGTCAAAAACTGGTTTAGTGAGTTTATCTGA
- a CDS encoding DUF881 domain-containing protein, translating to MKVRKDHVYLAIVTLATGFLISHSIESTKLRALERESDQQWQLETKLNEQIVKEKEQNRILEVQLLALQREVAQVEEEVARHQSEAAEVLAELEEARMLAGVIPVEGSGVVVTMQDHPNASQSGDVMKNIVHEQDVTLVVNELRAAGAEAISINGQRLVSSSAIRCVGPTIIVNGVKSATPFVITAIGDPGTLSQALHLPGGVMDRLKDFVQISVEQKELVQVPAFVGEISFDQHTS from the coding sequence ATGAAAGTACGTAAAGACCACGTGTATCTGGCCATTGTGACCTTGGCAACCGGCTTCTTGATCTCCCATTCGATCGAATCGACGAAACTGCGGGCGCTGGAACGCGAAAGCGACCAACAGTGGCAGCTGGAGACCAAACTGAACGAGCAGATCGTCAAGGAGAAAGAGCAAAACCGGATTTTGGAAGTGCAGCTGCTCGCCCTGCAGCGCGAGGTGGCCCAGGTGGAGGAAGAAGTTGCCCGCCACCAATCGGAAGCGGCGGAAGTCTTGGCGGAGCTGGAAGAGGCGCGGATGCTGGCGGGGGTGATTCCGGTGGAAGGTTCCGGTGTGGTCGTGACGATGCAAGATCATCCCAACGCGTCGCAATCGGGGGATGTGATGAAAAACATCGTGCACGAGCAGGATGTGACGCTGGTGGTCAATGAACTGCGCGCTGCCGGAGCGGAAGCGATCAGCATCAACGGTCAGCGATTGGTCAGCAGCTCGGCGATTCGCTGTGTGGGGCCGACGATCATTGTCAACGGGGTGAAGTCGGCGACGCCGTTTGTGATTACGGCGATCGGCGACCCTGGTACGCTGAGTCAGGCGCTGCACCTGCCCGGCGGCGTCATGGATCGGCTGAAAGACTTCGTGCAGATCTCGGTCGAACAGAAAGAACTGGTACAGGTGCCGGCTTTTGTGGGGGAGATTTCCTTTGACCAACACACCTCCTGA